One region of Longimicrobiaceae bacterium genomic DNA includes:
- a CDS encoding glycosyltransferase family 1 protein, translating to MKVAFFTESLFPHVDGVSRTLAQLFATLEARGVDFRVWSPFVPGPQVSWARRVRPVPFLRFPLYPDYRVSLPFRHGAAAELREWRPDVVHVVSPTPMAGWALRWARRNGVPAVSSFHTHFVSYFPHYGVPWLQGAGWAVLRRFYRRCDVVYAPSHAIIRELAEHGIPGVKLWSRGIDLARFSPAFRDADLRRLAGADDATPVVLMVSRLVKEKDLADLVEMDAVLRSRGNDFRLVLVGDGPMRGELEAALPHAYFAGHQDGEALARWYASADVFVFPSTTETFGNVVLEAIASGLPAVVVDRGGPPDLVDAGETGWIARANDPADLAARVESLLRDPAARARMGSRARQVAGERDWSAINGRLVDDYTRLAGLPSPETASTLDASHASESIGRSASPDRLGSSVDLSSAEVTAESRSSDNDSGG from the coding sequence ATGAAGGTCGCTTTCTTCACCGAAAGCCTGTTCCCCCACGTGGACGGCGTGTCGCGCACCCTCGCGCAGCTCTTCGCCACGCTGGAGGCCCGCGGTGTCGACTTCCGCGTGTGGTCTCCCTTCGTGCCCGGCCCCCAGGTTTCGTGGGCCCGCCGGGTACGCCCCGTGCCGTTCCTCCGCTTCCCGCTCTATCCCGACTACCGCGTTTCGCTGCCGTTCCGCCATGGCGCCGCCGCCGAGCTGCGCGAGTGGCGGCCAGACGTGGTGCACGTGGTCAGCCCCACGCCCATGGCCGGCTGGGCGCTGCGTTGGGCGCGCCGCAACGGTGTGCCGGCGGTTTCCAGCTTTCACACACACTTCGTCTCGTACTTCCCCCACTACGGCGTGCCCTGGCTTCAAGGCGCGGGCTGGGCCGTGCTGCGCCGCTTCTACCGGCGGTGCGACGTGGTGTACGCGCCGTCGCACGCCATCATCCGCGAGCTGGCGGAGCACGGCATCCCGGGCGTGAAGCTGTGGTCGCGCGGCATCGACCTGGCGCGCTTCTCCCCCGCCTTCCGCGACGCGGACCTGCGCCGCCTGGCCGGTGCGGACGATGCGACGCCGGTCGTGCTGATGGTGAGCCGCCTGGTGAAGGAGAAGGATCTGGCCGATCTGGTGGAGATGGACGCCGTCCTGCGCTCGCGCGGCAACGACTTCCGCCTGGTCCTAGTCGGCGACGGGCCGATGCGCGGCGAGCTGGAGGCGGCGCTGCCGCACGCGTATTTCGCCGGCCACCAGGACGGCGAGGCGCTGGCGCGCTGGTACGCCTCGGCAGACGTGTTCGTCTTCCCCAGCACCACGGAGACGTTCGGCAACGTGGTGCTGGAGGCGATAGCGTCCGGCCTCCCCGCGGTGGTCGTGGACCGCGGCGGCCCGCCGGACCTGGTAGATGCGGGCGAGACGGGCTGGATCGCGCGCGCGAACGACCCCGCGGACCTGGCCGCGCGCGTGGAGTCGCTTCTGCGCGATCCCGCCGCCCGCGCACGGATGGGATCCCGCGCCCGCCAGGTCGCAGGCGAACGCGACTGGAGCGCCATCAACGGCCGGCTCGTGGACGACTACACCCGCCTCGCCGGCCTCCCCTCTCCCGAAACCGCATCGACGCTGGACGCATCGCACGCATCGGAATCGATCGGTCGATCCGCATCTCCCGATCGACTCGGGTCCTCCGTTGACCTCTCGTCCGCAGAGGTCACGGCCGAATCACGATCGTCGGACAACGATTCCGGCGGATGA
- a CDS encoding lysylphosphatidylglycerol synthase transmembrane domain-containing protein — protein sequence MKSEAGGERKGGRLERLFRVSMLLIPVGVLGNLALSWFATDHQVLATLHHLPKRYLLAAVALGLAPWVTNALRIRIWAGFIGRPMSMRDAFRITIGSELASSVLPTSTGSEVLRWGMMVQKGITTGQAASIMTLGYVEDAVFFLVAIPTAVVVARAWELPVLRDVAGRIRGNALVVAVALIAALLILRLLLRLALRGRFGLRLRSSSRRRVAKLRRRMRKTGRDFRGVFLMVRERGKLRFALTLGITAVQWSCRYSVVTALAYFLGAPVDPVLFFLLQWVIFTVMLFVPTPGAAGGAEAAFLLVYSALLPARILGIATAGWRFLTFYLQLSLGSLVFGSLNFAERRARSRGDAHGTPHASTREGRSGR from the coding sequence ATGAAGAGCGAGGCGGGCGGCGAGCGGAAGGGCGGGCGGCTGGAGCGGCTGTTCCGGGTGTCGATGCTGCTCATCCCCGTGGGCGTGCTGGGGAATCTGGCGCTGTCGTGGTTCGCGACGGACCACCAGGTGCTCGCCACGCTCCACCATCTCCCGAAGCGGTACCTGCTCGCCGCCGTCGCGCTGGGGCTGGCCCCGTGGGTGACGAACGCGCTGCGCATCCGCATCTGGGCAGGCTTCATCGGCCGGCCCATGTCGATGAGGGACGCGTTCCGCATCACCATCGGGTCGGAACTGGCGTCGTCGGTGCTGCCCACGTCCACCGGCAGCGAGGTGCTGCGCTGGGGAATGATGGTGCAGAAGGGGATCACGACCGGCCAGGCGGCGTCGATCATGACGCTGGGCTACGTGGAAGACGCGGTCTTCTTCCTGGTCGCCATCCCCACCGCGGTCGTCGTCGCGCGCGCGTGGGAGCTGCCGGTGCTGCGCGACGTGGCGGGGCGCATCCGCGGGAACGCGCTGGTGGTCGCCGTCGCACTGATCGCCGCGCTGCTGATCCTCCGTCTGCTGCTTCGTCTCGCGCTGAGGGGAAGGTTCGGGCTTCGGCTTCGCAGTTCCAGCCGGCGGCGCGTGGCGAAGCTGCGGCGGCGAATGCGGAAGACCGGGCGCGACTTCCGCGGCGTTTTCCTGATGGTGCGCGAGCGGGGCAAGCTGCGCTTCGCGCTGACGCTGGGCATCACCGCGGTGCAGTGGAGCTGCCGCTATTCCGTGGTCACCGCGCTAGCGTACTTCCTCGGCGCGCCGGTCGATCCGGTGCTCTTCTTCCTGCTGCAGTGGGTCATCTTCACCGTCATGCTCTTCGTGCCCACGCCCGGCGCGGCCGGCGGCGCGGAGGCGGCGTTCCTGCTGGTGTACTCGGCCCTGCTGCCCGCGCGCATCCTGGGCATTGCCACGGCGGGCTGGCGGTTTCTCACGTTCTACCTCCAACTCTCGCTGGGCTCCCTCGTCTTCGGCTCGCTCAACTTCGCGGAGAGGCGTGCGCGCAGCCGCGGAGACGCCCACGGCACGCCGCATGCCTCCACGCGCGAAGGCCGATCCGGGAGGTGA
- a CDS encoding sigma-70 family RNA polymerase sigma factor, translating into MKTAIDLSSAAAIINAPQPPAGRLGRTAVQVPEALGDLTDEQLFQRYTTGDGDGFRVLMERYQPRIQGFLRKRLNDEERVEDLTQDTFLRIHRARGSYDPSRKFSTWIHTIANNLLKNEFRNRSRRRETAFSELRPETSASGAPTRPVEFATGGADPEREAYRSELRTAIDAAIARMDEHHRIPFVMREVEDRTYEEIAEEIGIPVGTVKSRLNRARNSFRMLLPVPV; encoded by the coding sequence ATGAAAACGGCAATCGATCTCAGCAGTGCGGCGGCGATCATCAACGCCCCGCAGCCCCCCGCCGGCAGGCTGGGGCGCACGGCCGTGCAGGTGCCCGAGGCACTGGGCGACCTTACGGACGAGCAGCTTTTTCAGCGATATACCACCGGTGACGGCGACGGCTTCCGTGTGCTCATGGAGCGCTACCAGCCGCGAATCCAGGGCTTCCTGCGCAAGCGCCTGAACGACGAGGAGCGGGTGGAGGACCTCACGCAGGACACCTTCCTGCGCATCCACCGCGCGCGCGGCAGCTACGACCCCAGCCGGAAGTTCTCGACGTGGATCCACACGATCGCGAACAACCTGCTGAAGAACGAGTTCCGCAACCGTTCGCGCCGCCGCGAGACGGCTTTCTCCGAGCTCAGGCCCGAGACGTCGGCGTCGGGCGCGCCCACGCGGCCGGTGGAGTTCGCCACCGGCGGCGCGGACCCGGAGCGTGAGGCGTACCGCAGCGAGCTCCGCACCGCCATCGACGCGGCGATCGCGCGGATGGACGAGCACCACCGCATCCCGTTCGTGATGCGCGAGGTGGAGGACCGCACCTACGAGGAGATCGCCGAGGAGATCGGTATCCCCGTGGGCACGGTGAAGAGCCGCCTCAACCGCGCCCGCAACTCGTTCCGCATGCTCCTGCCCGTCCCGGTCTGA